In Elaeis guineensis isolate ETL-2024a chromosome 1, EG11, whole genome shotgun sequence, a genomic segment contains:
- the LOC105035258 gene encoding tubulin beta-1 chain yields MREILHVQGGQCGNQIGSKFWEVVCDEHGIDPTGRYTGNSDLQLERVNVYYNEASCGRFVPRAVLMDLEPGTMDSVRTGPYGQIFRPDNFVFGQSGAGNNWAKGHYTEGAELIDSVLDVVRKEAENCDCLQGFQVCHSLGGGTGSGMGTLLISKIREEYPDRMMLTFSVFPSPKVSDTVVEPYNATLSVHQLVENADECMVLDNEALYDICFRTLKLTTPSFGDLNHLISATMSGVTCCLRFPGQLNSDLRKLAVNLIPFPRLHFFMVGFAPLTSRGSQQYRALTVPELTQQMWDAKNMMCAADPRHGRYLTASAMFRGKMSTKEVDEQMINVQNKNSSYFVEWIPNNVKSSVCDIPPKGLSMASTFIGNSTSIQEMFRRVSEQFTAMFRRKAFLHWYTGEGMDEMEFTEAESNMNDLVSEYQQYQDATADEEVDYEDEEEEVPQDI; encoded by the exons ATGAGAGAAATCCTCCACGTCCAGGGCGGCCAGTGCGGAAACCAGATTGGTTCCAAGTTCTGGGAAGTGGTGTGCGATGAGCACGGCATCGATCCTACAGGGAGGTACACAGGGAACTCCGATCTCCAACTGGAGCGCGTCAATGTCTACTACAACGAGGCCTCCTGCGGCAGGTTCGTCCCCAGGGCGGTGCTTATGGATCTGGAGCCCGGCACCATGGATAGCGTCCGTACGGGGCCGTACGGCCAGATCTTCCGCCCGGATAATTTCGTCTTTGGCCAGTCCGGCGCTGGGAACAACTGGGCCAAGGGGCACTACACTGAGGGCGCCGAGCTCATTGACTCGGTTCTTGATGTGGTGAGAAAAGAGGCTGAGAACTGCGACTGCCTTCAAG GGTTTCAAGTTTGCCACTCACTTGGAGGAGGGACTGGATCTGGAATGGGAACACTCCTGATATCAAAGATCAGGGAGGAGTACCCTGATCGGATGATGCTCACATTCTCTGTTTTCCCATCTCCAAAGGTTTCTGACACAGTGGTTGAACCCTATAATGCTACCCTTTCTGTCCACCAGTTGGTGGAGAATGCAGATGAATGCATGGTCCTAGACAATGAGGCTCTCTACGATATCTGCTTCCGCACTCTCAAGCTGACCACTCCTAGCT TTGGAGACTTGAACCACCTCATCTCTGCGACCATGAGTGGGGTCACATGCTGCCTTCGGTTCCCTGGGCAACTGAACTCTGACCTCCGGAAGCTGGCTGTGAACCTGATTCCTTTCCCCCGCCTCCACTTCTTTATGGTGGGCTTTGCCCCCTTGACCTCTCGTGGGTCACAGCAATACCGAGCCCTGACAGTCCCCGAGCTGACCCAGCAGATGTGGGATGCCAAGAACATGATGTGCGCTGCTGACCCTCGGCACGGCCGCTACCTCACTGCATCTGCCATGTTCCGTGGAAAAATGAGCACCAAAGAAGTTGATGAGCAGATGATCAACGTGCAGAACAAGAATTCTTCCTACTTTGTGGAGTGGATCCCCAATAATGTCAAGTCCAGCGTTTGCGACATTCCACCAAAGGGCCTCTCTATGGCCTCCACCTTCATTGGTAACTCGACCTCAATCCAGGAGATGTTCAGGAGGGTGAGCGAGCAGTTCACAGCAATGTTCAGGAGGAAGGCCTTCTTGCACTGGTATACGGGGGAGGGTATGGATGAGATGGAATTCACCGAGGCCGAGAGCAACATGAATGACCTTGTGTCGGAGTATCAGCAGTATCAAGATGCTACCGCCGATGAGGAAGTTGACTACGAGGATGAGGAAGAGGAGGTACCCCAGGACATCTGA